One Peterkaempfera bronchialis DNA window includes the following coding sequences:
- a CDS encoding glycosyltransferase family 4 protein — MKIVFLVHNIYGIGGTVRTVINLAQALSARHEVEIASVYRRLDKPTFDIAPAVRLTPLIDLRPEPDRADADDPLYAQRSRLVPPSEELYLQYSALSDQRIVDYLRGTDADVVIGTRPSLALLVAEYAPEAAVRLAQEHMTHTAVPAGTRAAIARLYQRIDAAVTVTEADAESFRTTTPVSGLRVLCIPNGVPVPAVAPADCSGRIVVAAGRLIDWKRYDLLIHAFARVLPEAPGWTLRIYGSGSEHGPLTRLIRELGVHNSVTLMGSVSPMDAEWVKGSIAAVGSDLEPFGMTLVEAMRCGIPVVSTACPDGPPEILSHGEDGLLVPVGDIDAFAAGLLELIRDEEKRSRMGHAALVNSRRYDPEVIARRYEDLIAEICHERGLPAPGRPRTTAAHRPTGAVVAAARAVANPAGPVAPGGVRRLLGRAVRAAGSRVGLKAAAPSSPTAPATPGRGEPVGGCRADRSGAITVTVDWPGFEDGRAKLVCRARADRRTKVRAALRADGSGGFQATLPTASEKLGEGRWDLFVESADRLHRLRAGVRDLRDLLGIGERTVLLPVRSHVPYATLDGFLALRSWVRDRHAEVADIRVTDDGFQVAGRLVAEPFGTVRPLLTLRRRQPPLLEYQVEGDSSGGEDFHFLLTVDDLVAGRVRAHEDWDLWVGRAGEAGEARLARVFTDLADLKGIQVYPELVWTDETASEPAHDSPPGRTRVRPYCARTNDISLNVVDFD; from the coding sequence GTGAAGATCGTCTTCCTGGTCCACAACATCTACGGCATCGGCGGCACCGTCCGTACCGTGATCAACCTCGCGCAGGCGCTCTCGGCCCGCCATGAGGTGGAGATCGCCTCGGTCTACCGGCGGCTCGACAAGCCGACGTTCGACATCGCTCCGGCGGTGCGGCTGACGCCGCTGATCGACCTGCGTCCCGAGCCGGACCGGGCCGACGCGGACGATCCGCTGTACGCCCAGCGCAGCCGGCTGGTGCCGCCGTCGGAGGAGCTCTACCTCCAGTACAGCGCCCTCTCGGACCAGCGCATCGTGGACTACCTGCGCGGTACCGACGCCGATGTGGTCATCGGCACCCGGCCGAGCCTCGCCCTGCTGGTCGCCGAGTACGCGCCCGAGGCGGCCGTCCGGCTGGCTCAGGAGCACATGACGCACACGGCGGTGCCTGCCGGCACCCGGGCCGCCATCGCGCGGCTGTACCAGCGGATCGATGCGGCCGTCACGGTCACCGAGGCCGACGCCGAGTCCTTCCGGACGACGACGCCGGTCTCCGGCCTGAGGGTGCTCTGCATCCCCAACGGGGTGCCGGTACCGGCCGTCGCCCCGGCGGACTGCTCCGGCAGGATCGTGGTCGCGGCCGGCCGGCTGATCGACTGGAAGCGCTACGACCTGCTGATCCACGCCTTTGCCAGGGTGCTCCCCGAGGCCCCCGGGTGGACGCTGCGCATCTACGGCAGCGGCAGCGAGCACGGCCCGCTCACCCGGCTCATCCGGGAACTCGGCGTCCACAACAGCGTCACGCTGATGGGGAGCGTCTCCCCGATGGACGCCGAGTGGGTCAAGGGGTCCATCGCCGCGGTCGGTTCCGACCTGGAGCCCTTCGGCATGACCCTGGTCGAAGCCATGCGCTGCGGCATACCGGTGGTCAGTACCGCCTGCCCGGACGGGCCGCCCGAGATCCTCAGCCACGGTGAAGACGGCCTGCTGGTGCCGGTGGGCGACATCGACGCCTTCGCCGCCGGACTGCTGGAGCTCATCCGGGACGAGGAGAAGCGCAGCCGTATGGGCCATGCGGCGCTGGTCAACTCCCGCCGCTACGATCCCGAGGTCATCGCCCGCCGGTACGAGGACCTGATCGCGGAGATCTGCCATGAGCGGGGGCTGCCGGCGCCCGGCAGGCCCCGCACGACGGCGGCGCACCGCCCGACCGGCGCCGTCGTGGCCGCCGCCCGCGCGGTGGCGAACCCCGCCGGACCGGTCGCCCCCGGCGGAGTACGGCGACTGCTGGGCCGGGCGGTCCGCGCCGCCGGGAGCAGGGTCGGCCTCAAGGCCGCTGCCCCGTCGTCCCCGACTGCCCCGGCGACCCCCGGCCGGGGCGAGCCGGTGGGCGGCTGCCGGGCCGACCGGTCGGGTGCCATCACCGTCACCGTGGACTGGCCGGGCTTCGAGGACGGCAGGGCCAAGCTGGTCTGCCGCGCCAGGGCCGATCGCAGGACCAAGGTGCGCGCCGCCCTCCGGGCCGACGGAAGCGGCGGCTTCCAGGCGACCCTGCCGACCGCTTCGGAGAAGCTCGGCGAGGGGCGCTGGGACCTCTTCGTGGAGTCCGCCGACAGGCTCCACCGCCTCCGCGCGGGCGTCCGCGACCTGCGCGACCTGCTGGGGATCGGCGAGCGCACCGTGCTGCTCCCCGTGCGCAGCCACGTCCCGTATGCGACGCTGGACGGCTTCCTGGCGCTGCGCTCCTGGGTGCGGGACCGGCATGCCGAGGTCGCCGACATCCGCGTCACCGACGACGGGTTCCAGGTGGCAGGGCGGCTGGTGGCGGAGCCGTTCGGCACCGTACGCCCCCTGCTCACCCTGCGCCGCCGGCAGCCACCGCTGCTGGAGTACCAGGTCGAGGGGGACAGCTCCGGCGGCGAGGACTTCCATTTCCTGCTGACCGTGGACGACCTGGTGGCCGGCCGGGTCAGGGCGCACGAGGACTGGGACCTCTGGGTCGGCCGGGCCGGTGAAGCCGGTGAAGCCCGCCTGGCCCGCGTCTTCACCGACCTGGCGGACCTCAAGGGCATCCAGGTCTACCCGGAGCTGGTGTGGACGGACGAGACCGCGTCGGAGCCGGCCCACGACAGCCCGCCCGGCCGGACCAGGGTCCGCCCCTACTGCGCGCGGACCAACGACATCTCGCTGAATGTCGTCGATTTCGACTGA
- a CDS encoding stealth family protein, translating to MTDAHGALPDLVIPERCELTFDLHPVTGYVHSGLTPLQAREENFAAVTGALDDAGVDWFAVRGFEDLATAVGVHGDDRERVFAALADLCARRPGYIQGVVPAPRTPRGPARGDDPKTWEKLAEAQVVRAVWYRTEPTRSLICGPRYGCDIEFWWPEERPDADADGDGDGGADQALVEALAEAPERLAAPRANRVARLIPAESETVEAPGNLFTRIAPQTATALRPVRTRPEFTVPLFDDFDFPVDVVYTWVDGNDPAWQRRRADASGEVYHAESASHSRFTNRDELRYSLRSLHLNAPWVRTIHLVTDDQVPDWLDTSVPGLKVVSHKEIFSDPSVLPTFNSHAIESQLHHIEGLAEHFLYFNDDMFIGRPVGPQLFFLTNGTARYFPARGRVPQGEVSPLDTPVDVATKNNRRVFQERFGRSITQVMEHAPYAMRRSVLDDLEREYPEVFRTTAANRFRSLSDHNIPSNLVHYYGYLTGRAIPSSNRFAYVALAAKDLPGRLARLLERRDRDTFCINDTFVEDDDPEGQNELLASFLEAYFPVAGPYEKAPVGGA from the coding sequence GTGACTGACGCCCATGGCGCGCTGCCGGACCTGGTGATACCGGAGCGCTGCGAGCTGACCTTTGATCTGCACCCGGTGACCGGTTATGTGCATTCCGGCCTCACGCCGCTGCAAGCGCGGGAGGAGAACTTCGCGGCCGTCACCGGAGCGCTGGACGACGCGGGTGTCGACTGGTTCGCCGTGCGCGGCTTCGAGGACCTCGCCACGGCCGTCGGTGTCCATGGGGACGATCGTGAGCGGGTCTTCGCCGCGCTGGCGGACCTCTGCGCACGGAGGCCCGGGTACATCCAGGGTGTGGTGCCCGCCCCCAGGACGCCGCGCGGCCCGGCCCGTGGAGACGACCCCAAGACGTGGGAGAAGCTGGCCGAGGCGCAGGTCGTCCGAGCCGTCTGGTACCGCACCGAGCCGACCCGCTCGCTCATCTGCGGTCCCCGGTACGGCTGCGACATCGAGTTCTGGTGGCCGGAGGAACGGCCGGACGCGGACGCCGACGGGGACGGGGACGGGGGCGCCGACCAGGCCCTGGTGGAGGCCCTGGCAGAGGCCCCCGAGCGGCTGGCGGCCCCCAGGGCCAACCGTGTCGCCCGTCTGATCCCGGCCGAGAGCGAGACCGTCGAAGCGCCGGGGAACCTCTTCACCAGGATCGCGCCGCAGACCGCCACCGCCCTTCGCCCGGTGCGGACCCGGCCGGAGTTCACCGTGCCGCTCTTCGACGACTTCGACTTCCCCGTCGATGTCGTCTACACCTGGGTGGACGGCAACGATCCGGCGTGGCAGCGCCGCCGCGCCGACGCCTCGGGCGAGGTGTACCACGCGGAGTCGGCATCGCACTCCCGGTTCACCAACCGGGACGAGCTCCGCTACTCGCTGCGCTCGCTGCACCTGAACGCGCCATGGGTGCGCACCATCCACCTGGTGACCGACGACCAGGTGCCCGACTGGCTGGACACCTCCGTGCCGGGGCTGAAGGTGGTCAGCCACAAGGAGATCTTCAGCGACCCCAGTGTGCTGCCGACCTTCAACTCGCATGCCATCGAGAGCCAGCTGCACCACATCGAGGGCCTGGCCGAGCACTTCCTCTACTTCAACGACGACATGTTCATCGGCCGGCCCGTCGGGCCGCAGCTCTTCTTCCTGACCAATGGGACCGCGCGCTACTTCCCCGCGCGAGGGCGGGTGCCTCAGGGGGAGGTCAGCCCGCTGGACACACCGGTCGACGTCGCGACCAAGAACAACCGACGGGTGTTCCAGGAGCGGTTCGGCCGCTCCATCACCCAGGTCATGGAGCACGCGCCGTATGCGATGCGGCGCAGTGTGCTGGACGACCTCGAACGGGAGTACCCGGAGGTCTTCCGGACGACCGCCGCCAACCGCTTCCGCAGCCTCAGCGACCACAACATCCCGTCCAACCTGGTGCACTACTACGGGTACCTCACCGGTCGGGCGATCCCGAGCAGCAACCGCTTCGCCTATGTGGCCCTGGCGGCGAAGGACCTCCCGGGCCGCCTGGCGCGGCTGCTGGAACGCCGGGACCGGGACACCTTCTGCATCAATGACACCTTTGTCGAGGACGACGACCCCGAGGGGCAGAACGAGCTGCTGGCCTCGTTCCTGGAGGCGTACTTCCCCGTCGCCGGACCGTATGAGAAGGCCCCGGTGGGTGGCGCGTGA